Proteins from a genomic interval of Rosa chinensis cultivar Old Blush chromosome 2, RchiOBHm-V2, whole genome shotgun sequence:
- the LOC112185386 gene encoding uncharacterized protein LOC112185386: MASPSRAIAFKCSPSLAFSSKTRMDSKPRTLQNPFSSSTSGAAPREARTGDTAEASITLQEWQGWGTTSPVPSLVTKIVQDLKVLEKDIDAQMSFGGSGGKLQGDFKVQEDRKHRKTYKALGDSEQKIQFFSARQIACRLLGSRGYLCQKCWLPLEDCMCSRVVQCPLWPRMRFWLYMHPKDFLRQNNTGKLLWQVFGTEAATLCLFGIAEQEEIMWDAFKLAGKSNVWCLYPNKNAVLTSVQDVFGQESSADLEGPYTQINEDRTLNFILIDGTWNNSVAIFRRLKDQAKLVWGGEDFPCISLATGASAMHKLRPQPSLDRTCTAAAAVGLLSELHVLPEFRSHGFDKQAEVVEDALVVLLEALTNRRLRMGRSISRKVRHTSDFG, encoded by the exons ATGGCCTCCCCCTCAAGGGCCATCGCATTTAAATGTTCTCCCTCTCTGGCATTTTCTTCGAAAACGCGGATGGACTCGAAACCCAGAACCCTTCAAAACCCATTTTCTAGTTCAACTTCAGGCGCTGCTCCAAGAGAAGCTCGTACAGGCGACACTGCTGAAGCCTCTATCACATTGCAGGAATGGCAGGGTTGGGGCACCACGTCCCCCGTGCCCTCCTTGGTCACCAAAATTGTTCAGGATTTGAAGGTTTTGGAGAAAGATATTGATGCCCAAATGAGCTTTGGTGGCAGTGGTGGCAAACTTCAG GGAGATTTTAAAGTGCAAGAGGATAGAAAACACAGGAAGACATATAAGGCTTTAGGTGACTCTGAACAAAAGATTCAGTTTTTTTCAGCTAGACAAATAGCATGCCGCCTGCTTGGAAGTAGAGGCTACCTTTGTCAAAAG TGCTGGCTTCCTTTGGAAGATTGTATGTGTTCAAGAGTGGTACAGTGCCCTCTTTGGCCTCGAATGCGATTCTGGTTGTATATGCATCCAAAG GATTTCTTAAGACAGAACAATACTGGAAAGTTGTTATGGCAAGTATTTGGCACTGAAGCTGCAACTTTGTGCCTCTTCGGCATCGCTGAACAGGAAGAAATAATGTGGGATGCATTTAAGCTAGCAG GAAAAAGCAATGTTTGGTGCCTCTATCCCAACAAAAATGCTGTGTTAACTTCTGTTCAGGATGTCTTTGGCCAAGAATCTTCAGCTGATCTGGAAGGTCCATATACCCAG ATAAATGAAGACAGAACTCTgaatttcattttgattgatggAACATGGAACAATTCTGTTGCGATATTCCGTCGTCTGAAG GATCAAGCAAAGTTAGTATGGGGAGGAGAGGACTTTCCTTGTATTTCCCTGGCCACTGGTGCTTCTGCGATGCATAAACTTCG GCCCCAACCATCATTGGATCGTACCTGTACAGCAGCAGCAGCTGTTGGCCTCCTCTCCGAGCTGCACGTTCTTCCAGAGTTCAGGTCCCATGGATTTGATAAGCAGGCTGAAGTTGTAGAGGATGCTTTAGTTGTACTATTAGAGGCTCTAACAAATAGACGACTTCGGATGGGCAGGTCCATCAGTCGTAAAGTAAGACATACGAGCGATTTTGGTTAA